Proteins encoded in a region of the Anopheles ziemanni chromosome 2, idAnoZiCoDA_A2_x.2, whole genome shotgun sequence genome:
- the LOC131281355 gene encoding ankyrin-1-like yields the protein MPDQRGRIITMPAECAANPLQRALADAIIRMVSMDELRILLACGAKVNEQVIQGLKPLHYAVWQNNEAAVNLLIVRGADLNAIDEVGYSALHLAAEHGYLELATLLLDAGCKIDYRAPTDDPYPRTTLCDEPLRLALRNKHYHVARLLLDRGADPNKRYFFGSEINLATDVESLELLLTYGANTEARDRSGITPLMRAVRTNGSVDSVLLLLHYGADVNAMTDARNDYRTVLHYAVLSGNASLVTLLLKQGARVDIPAPLPEPDRPSPLDLAVLRGDPVLVRILLENGANVNRSSPIIGSPLHVACADNIPNRVEIMKMLLFYGADPNVRVIGDVATNAILRPPLAELLASNEIVTPEELHLLLRHGARVILKTQYRDPDGLLNCLSNLHHESPAFHIILDAAEEFDPCMIRRNQQLTDEQREVMIERATVPRKLKSQIRAYYRRLFGRNICEFVPPLFIPDELKSYLLYEHSF from the exons GGCGTATTATCACGATGCCGGCCGAGTGTGCCGCGAACCCGTTGCAGCGGGCCCTTGCGGATGCCATCATCCGCATGGTTTCGATGGACGAGCTACGTATACTGCTCGCTTGCGGAGCGAAGGTGAACGAACAGGTCATCCAGGGCCTCAAGCCACTGCACTACGCCGTCTGGCAGAACAACGAGGCTGCGGTTAATCTGCTGATCGTACGGGGCGCCGACCTAAACGCCATCGATGAGGTCGGCTACAGCGCCCTTCATCTGGCGGCAGAGCATGG ATATCTCGAACTCGCAACTCTGCTGTTGGATGCAGGCTGTAAGATAGACTACCGTGCGCCAACGGATGATCCCTACCCCAGGACAACGCTGTGCGATGAACCGCTGCGGCTAGCGCTCCGCAACAAGCACTACCATGTGGCCCGTCTTCTTCTCGATCGGGGAGCCGATCCGAACAAGCGCTACTTCTTCGGCTCCGAAATCAACCTAGCGACGGATGTGGAGAGTCTGGAGCTGCTGCTGACGTACGGTGCCAACACGGAGGCACGTGATCGCTCCGGTATTACACCGCTGATGCGAGCGGTTCGCACGAACGGAAGCGTTGATTCGGTGCTTCTTCTACTGCACTATGGAGCCGATGTTAATGCCATGACGGATGCACGAAATGACTATCGGACCGTTCTTCATTATGCCGTTTTATCAG GAAATGCTTCACTTGTGACGTTGCTTTTAAAACAGGGAGCTCGGGTGGATATCCCAGCTCCACTGCCCGAACCGGACCGGCCTAGTCCGCTCGATCTGGCGGTCCTCCGTGGTGATCCAGTGTTGGTGAGAATACTGCTCGAGAATGGGGCCAATGTGAATCGGAGCAGTCCGATCATCGGCTCCCCGTTGCACGTGGCTTGCGCCGATAATATTCCCAACAGAGTGGAAATCATGAAG ATGCTCTTGTTTTACGGCGCTGATCCAAATGTACGAGTTATCGGGGATGTTGCCACCAATGCGATTCTGCGTCCCCCGTTGGCGGAGCTGCTGGCAAGCAATGAAATTGTAACACCCGAGGAACTGCATCTTCTGCTGCGACATGGCGCGAGA GTTATCCTGAAGACCCAGTATCGCGATCCAGATGGTTTGCTGAATTGCCTCTCCAACTTGCACCACGAATCTCCCGCCTTCCACATCATCCTGGACGCTGCCGAAGAGTTCGACCCTTGCATGATTCGCCGAAATCAACAGCTTACCGATGAACAGCGCGAGGTAATGATCGAGCGTGCCACAGTCCCCCGTAAGCTAAAGTCCCAAATCAGAGCTTACTACCGCCGGCTGTTCGGGCGCAACATCTGTGAGTTCGTACCACCGCTGTTCATACCGGATGAGCTGAAAAGCTACCTTCTTTACGAGCATAGTTTCTAG